DNA sequence from the Pedobacter schmidteae genome:
AAAAGTATTTTAAGGAACGTTCTCTGTTTTATGCCAGCAGATTGATCAGCGACCTGGCGCCAAAAGGTAAAAGGAATTGGCCATACAATTTAAAAGAAGTCTATTCAATTTCGCTGTTAGAGCGTTTCTGTTTGGGAGGTACTGATGCGGATAGTTATATGCATAACGTTTGCTTGTGTGATACCAAAACAGGAAAACCTTTTTATCACAAACTGCATTTCATTTATATTGAAATGGTCAAATTCACCAAAAAGCAAGGGGAGCTCACATCGGCATTAGACCAGTGGCTTTATGCTTTGAAAAATGCCAGGGAGATGCAACAGGAACCATTATTTTTAAATGCACCGGAATTAGCCACATTTTTTGATTTGGCCAATTATGCTAATTTAACACCTATAGAACGAGATATGTACAGAACAGCACAACAAAGACAATGGGATTATGACAATGCTATCGATTATGCAAGAGAAGAGGGCATTGAACAAGGTCTTGAACAAGGTCTTGAACAAGGTCATGAAAGAGGACTTGTAAAAGGCCAGTATAGTAAAGCAATGGAGATAGCTTCAGAAATGAGAAAAAAAGGTTTTGCAATTAAAGTTATTGCTGAAATGACTAAACTCTCGATAGAAGAAATCACTGCGATAAAATATGGTGATTAACTGAGGAAGGACGAGATATGTACAGAACAGCACAACAAAGACAATGGGATTATGACAATGCTATCGATTATGCAAGGGAAGAGGCGTTTGAAGAGGGGCAGAAAATAGGTCTGGAAATAGGTCTGAAAATAACGAGACAGAAGGTAGTGCTTGAAATGCTTAAATCAGGGATCGCTATTGACGTGATTGCAGCTTGTTCTAAGTTATCTATAGAAGAAATCGAAGCATTGAAATAGGAATTTAGAGATAAATAGTAGAAAAAAATAGGATAGCTGGACAAACAACACCAAAGTGATCCCTTCTTGCCAATTTTCGAATGATCCCCTTTGGCCTTTGTAATCAATGATTTAAAAGAAGGTTTTAAATTGGCGAAGTGGGGTCAATAAAAATGGTTTTTCCACCTGCCGCAGGATATGCTTGCCCAGCACATGGAATTGTACATTTCTTTTGTGGCTGCAAACCGGCAAAGTGTGGCTAACAGTATATCTGTGGGAAATTTAAATTGGAACGATAATATTTAAAACATTGTTTGTTAGTTAATTACATGTTTTTTACAAATAAATACACTACTATTCCTGTATACTTTATATATTTGCTTCATGAACAAAACTAACAACAGCTTCTTTTGCCTGAATATGCACTGCATGTATAGGTAAAAATATGAACTGTTGAGATTAATATTTAAGCTTCTCCGTTCAAACCAGACAGAGGAGCTTTTTTTAAATAAGACCAAAAGTATGCAAAGTTTTAGGACAGAGTTAGAGAACCCTATTGTCGAAAAAGACATCATTGATCTTGAAAAAAAGATCAGAGCTTTTCGCGAAGGTAAAATCCATGATGAGAAATTCAGAAGTCTGCGTCTGGCACGTGGAATTTATGGTCAGCGACAGCCTGGTGTTCAAATGATCCGCATTAAGTTGCCTTTTGGTAAGGTAACTTTTAAACAGATCCTGCGCATTTCTGATGTCTCTGATAAATACGCAAGCCGGAACCTGCACCTGACCACCCGTCAGGATATCCAGATCCATTATGTGAGTTTAGACAGAACACCTGAATTATGGGAGGAACTGGAGCAGGATGATGTAACCATCCGTGAAGCTTGCGGAAATACGGTCAGAAATGTGACTTCATCGCCTGATGCGGGAATTAGTCCGAACGAGCCTTTTGATGTATCACCTTATGCACATGCGTTTTTCAGCTACTTTTTGCGTAATCCCATCTGCCAGGAAATGGGCCGGAAAATTAAGTTTTCTTTCTCGTCGGACGATAGGGATACGGCCTATAGTTATATTCACGATCTGGGTTTTATTCCTAAAATAAATGAGCAGGGTGAGCGTGGTTTTAAAGTTTTATTGGGTGGAGGATTAGGTGCACAGCCATTTTTGGCCGAGCTGGTACATGAGTTTTTACACGAAGATCAGATTATTCCTTATGCAGAAGCAATGCTACGGGTGTTTGATCGCTATGGCGAAAGAACAAACCGCAACAAGGCCCGCTTAAAATACCTGGTACAAAAACTGGGTTTGGAAGAAGTGGTAAGACTGATTGAGGAAGAACGCATCGCTAATAAAGTTAAATCTTTTAAAATTGACAGGGATGCGGTTACACAGCCACAGGCTCCGGAACTGGTCGATTACCCGGTACTGGATGTGGTAAATACCCTTGATTATAAACACTGGCGTGCCACCAATGTGGTTGCACAGAAACAGGAAGGCTTTTTTGCGGTATACATTAAAGTAACCAAAGGGGATATCCCTACCGAAGATGCCCGCAAGCTAATAGAAGCCATTCGCCCTTATGTGGCTGATGAAATCAGGGTAACCCAAAACCAAGGCCTGATGCTGAAATTTGCGCGAGAGGCAGCTTTGCCAGCACTATTCGTAGCGTTGAAAGAACTGGGCTTTGCCAAACCGGGTTTTGACGGTTTGGGCGATGTAACCACCTGCCCGGGTACCGATACTTGTAACCTGGGGATATCTAACTCCATGTCGCTATCGGTGGCTTTGGAAGATGTGATTTATGAGGAATATCCGGAACTGATTTACGATAAAGACATCAAAATTAAAATCAGTGGTTGCATGAACTCCTGCGGACAGCATGGTTTAGCACATATTGGTTTCCACGGTAGCTCGGTTAAAGCGAACGGAAAAGTGGTACCTGCGGTACAGGTGATGTTGGGCGGCGGAACGGTTGGTAACGGCCTGGGCAGGGTAGCAGAGCGGGTAATTAAAGCACCTTCTAAACGTGCTACCGATGTGCTTAGGACTATACTTGACGACTTTGCAGCCAATAGCCTGGATAACGAAAGTTTCCACGCTTATTACGACAGGCAGACCAAAGATTATTTCTATCAGATGTTAAAGCCTTTGGCGGATTTGACCAATTTGAAAGACGAAGAGTTTGTTGACTGGGGCCATGAAGGCATATTTATTCCGGCCATTGGGGTTGGTGAGTGTGCTGGTGTGGTGATTGACCTGGTAGCTACTTTGCTGCTGGAGTCGGAAGAAAAGCTGGAATGGGCAAAGGCTTCTTATGCCGCCGGTGCCTGGTCGGACGCCATTTACCACACCTATGCAGTTTATGTAAGCATAGCGAAAGCTTTGTTGCTGGATAAGGGAGTGAACAGCAGTACGCAAATAGGCGTAATCCGCGAGTTTGATAATCAATATGTGCAAACAGGTGAAGTAAAACTGAACGGTACATTTAATGACCTGGTATTGCAAATTAATAAAAATGAGCCTACTGAAGCATTTGCAACAGCTTACTTGCAGTCGGTAGAGGCTTTTTATAACGATGTAAAAGGATTAAGGGAGGAGAAAGTATCATGATCCACGAAAAAAATATTTACAATAGAGAACCAAAAATAACATTGGTAGGCGCTGGTCCGGGCGATCCGGAACTGTTGACCATCAAAGGTGCCAATGCGCTGAAAGCTGCTGATGTGGTTTTGTATGATGCTTTGGTGCACGAGGATATCCTGAATTATGCCAACCCTGCTGCCATTAAAGTGTATGTGGGTAAAAGATCAGGCGAGCATTCGTATGGTCAGGATGCCATCAATAAACTGATGGTAGACTATGCGCTAAACTATGGACACGTAGTAAGATTAAAAGGTGGTGATCCTTTTGTTTTTGGCAGAGGATATGAAGAACTTGATTTCGCTGCCGGATACAGTATTCCGGTTTCGGTAATTCCTGGTTTGTCCAGCTCTATTTCGGTGCCGGGCTTGCAACAGATTCCGGTAACTCACCGTGGCTTAAGCGAGAGCTTTTGGGTAGTAACAGGCACTACGGCTTCGGGACATATCTCTAACGATTTGTACGAGGCAGCACGTTCTAAAGCTACAGTGGTGGTATTGATGGGCCTGGGTAAACTGAAAGAGATTGTTAAATTGTTTCAGAACGAAGGTAAACATCAATTGCCAGTTGCGGCAATACAAAGCGGATCGACCGAAAACGAAAAACTGGCCGTTGGAATTGTAGATACCATTGTGGAACTGGTAGAGGAAAAGGGTATTAAAGCCCCTGCATTGCTGGTTTTTGGCGAGGTGGTTTCTTTGCATCCCTCATTTCAGCCAATCAGAGATTTTTATCAGGCACTTAAAGAAGAATTGTAGTTTTTATGGAAGGCAACCAATTATTTCCTGTCTTCATTAAACTCAATACCATCCATACTTTATTGGTTGGTGCAGGGCCTGTTGGGCTCGAAAAGTTAACCGCCATTTTGGGTAATAGTCCGGATGCAAACGTAACGGTGATAGGCCAGGAGGTGTTGCCCGAAGTAAAGCAACTGGTAGCGAAGCACGAGAGGGTAAGCATTTTAAAGCGCGCATTTCATACTGCAGATTTGGATGGCGTTGACCTGGTAGTTGCGGCAACCAACAACGAAGAGCTGAATCAGCAAATCAGAGAAGAGGCTAACCGCAAAAATTTACTGGTCAACTTTGCCGATAAACCTGAACTATGCAATTTTTACCTGGGCTCGATTGTAAAGAAAGGCGACCTTAAAATAGCCATTTCTACCAATGGAAAGTCACCCACCATTGCCAAAAGGTTAAAGGAAGTGTTGAACGACAGTTTGCCTTTGGAGCTGAACGATACTTTGCATCACATGTCGGCACTTAGAAATACATTGAATGGTGATTTTGCCTCTAAAGTAAAAAGGCTGAATGAAGTAACCGCCTCGCTGGTGGAAGGAAAAGCTGCGGTTGTTGCGCTGGAAGCCGAGTCTGTTGAAGAGAAATCGAAAATAAACAAAATGAAATGGCTGGTTTGGCTGGCCATCATATTTTCCTTTGCCATTGTAGTAACGGCTTTTTGGCATAAGGAGCCCGAATTTCAGGCTTTTGTAGTGGACATTAACCCGATGTTCTACTGGTTTTTAATTGGCGGGTTTATTTTTGCCATGATTGACGGGGCAATTGGTATGTCGTACGGGGTAACCAGTACTTCATTTTCGCTGGCCATGGGCGTGCCACCAGCTTCGGCTAGCATGGGTGTTCATTTATCCGAAATTTTAAGTAATGGTATAGCAGGTTGGATGCATTATCGCTTTGGTAATGTTAACTGGAAATTGTTTAAGCTGTTGCTTATTCCTGGTATTATTGGGGCCGTAACTGGTGCTTATTTATTGTCGTCATTAGAGCATTACAGCAATTACACCAAGCCGGTTGTATCGTTGTATACTTTAATATTGGGCTGTGTAATTTTATCAAAGGCCTATCAGAGCCACCGCAAAAACGGAGTAAGGAAAAATAAAATTAAAAAGATCTCTTTACTGGGGCTGTTTGGTGGTTTTATTGATGCCGTTGGTGGCGGTGGTTGGGGCTCCATTGTATTGTCCAGCTTAATTGCAGGAGGACGGAACGCGCGTTTCTCTTTAGGAACTGTAAAAATTACCCGCTTTTTTATTGCGTTGATGAGCTCGCTTACTTTTATCACCATGTTAAACGGAGCACATTGGGAGGCTGTTGGCGGATTGGTTATCGGCAGTGCATTGGCAGCGCCTATTGCAGCAAAGGTTTCTAACCGAATCTCGGCCAAGACGATTATGGTTGCCGTTGGTATCCTGGTGGTTTTAGTCAGCCTGCGTAGCATCATCAACTTTATCCTCAAAATAGTATAGTCATGAAGGAAAAATTAACAGAAATAGCAGGAAAAATCAAAGGATTGGATCCGGTGGATGCACTGAAGTTTTTTGCAAAGGAATATCCGGGGAAAATTGTTTTTTCTACCAGTTTTGGCTGGGAAGATCAGGTGATTACCCATATGATTTTTGCCAATGATATTCCTATTGAGGTGTTTACCCTGGAAACAGGTCGCTTGTTTCCTGAAACCTATTATGTGTGGAACCGTACACTGGAAATTTATAAAAAGCCCATCCACGCTTATTTTCCGCAAGCGGATGCCTTGCAGGCCATGGTTGATAAAAAAGGACCAAGCAGTTTTTATGAATCGGTAGAAAACCGGAAAGAGTGCTGCGGGATCCGCAAATTGGAGCCTTTAAGAAGGGCGTTAAAGGGCAACGATGTTTGGGTAACCGGCATCAGGGCCGAGCAGTCGGTAAACAGACATGACATGGCCAACCTGGAATGGGACGAGCAAAACCAGATGATTAAGTTTCATCCGATCTTTTTCTGGTCGCTGGACGAGATCAAAGCATACATTAAAGAAAATAACATTGTTTACAATACCCTGCACGACAAAGGATTTCCAAGTATTGGTTGTGCCCCTTGTACCAGGGCTGTAAGAGAAGGAGAGGATTTTAGGGCCGGCCGTTGGTGGTGGGAAGATCAATCAAAAAAAGAATGTGGTTTACATACCGCATCGTAATTGCAACAGAAGATGAGTAAGTATAATTTAGATTATTTAGACGAATTAGAGGCCGAGGCAATTCACATTTTACGTGAGGTTGCAGGGCAGTTTGAGAAACCCGCTTTGTTGTTTTCGGGCGGTAAGGATTCTATTACATTGGTTAGACTGGCCGAAAAAGCTTTCAGACCCGGTAAATTCCCTTTTCCATTGGTACACATTGATACTGGTCATAATTTTGAAGAGACAATTATTTACCGTGATAAAATGGTTGAACGGTTAGGCGAAAAATTGATCATCGGCAGCGTGCAGGAATCTATTGATCAGGGAAAAGTGGTAGAACAAACGGGCAAAAATGCCAGCAGAAATGCTTTGCAAACAGTAACCTTGTTAGATACCATCGCCCTGCATGGTTTTGATGCCTGTATTGGTGGTGCCCGCAGGGATGAAGAAAAAGCCCGTGCCAAAGAGCGTATTTTTTCGGTAAGGGACGAATTTGGTCAATGGGATCCTAAACGTCAACGCCCGGAATTGTGGAACATCTATAACGGAAAGATCCATAAAGGTGAAAATGTAAGGGTATTCCCAATCAGCAACTGGACCGAGCTGGATGTGTGGAATTACATCAAAAGGGAAAATATTGATTTGCCGTCTATTTATTTTGCGCACGAAAGAGATGTGATTACCCGCAATGGTCAGCTGATGGCCGCTTCTCCGTTTTTAAATATGGACCAGGATGATGTGGTAGAGCATAAAAAAGTAAGGTTCCGTACGGTAGGAGATATGAGCTGTACAGCAGCAGTGGAGTCGGATGCCGATCAGATTGATATCATCATTGCCGAGATCAGCGCTTCTAAAATCAGCGAACGCGGTGCCCGTATGGATGATAAGGTATCGGAAGCGGCGATGGAAGACCGCAAAAAAGGTGGGTATTTTTAAGAGATCAGGTGTCAGATTTAAGATAGGAGATGGAAAATAAGAGATATATCTCCAAACAATAAATTTAAAAAGATGAACATATTAAAGTTTTTTACAGCCGGGAGCGTTGATGATGGTAAGAGTACGCTGATAGGGAGGTTGTTATACGATACAGATTCCATTTTGGCCGACCAACTGGAAGCTTTACAACAAAGTAACCGTAAAAATGATGATGGAACAATTGACCTGGCTATTTTAACTGATGGCTTAAGGGCTGAGCGTGAACAAGGGATTACCATCGACGTGGCTTATAAATATTTCCAGACGGATAAACGCAAGTTCATTATTGCAGACACCCCCGGTCATATCCAGTATACCCGCAACATGGTTACCGGTGCGTCGACAGCTAAACTGGCCATCATTTTAATTGATGCAAGGAATGGCGTGGTAGAACAAACCATTCGTCACTCTTACTTAGTATCGCTATTGGGTATCGAACATGTAGTAGTTTGTTTGAATAAAATGGACATGGTAGACTATAGTGAGACTTTGTTTACCGCCATTACGGATAAATACAAAGCCCTGGCTGCAGAGCTAAAATTAAAAGATGTGAATTTTATTCCCGTAAGTGCTTTGAAAGGTGATAACGTGGTAAATGAATCGGAAAATATGCCTTGGTATAAAGGACGTAGCTTGCTGCATTTCCTGGAAACAGTTGATGTGGAAACAGGAGCAGAATCTGATTTAGCGCGTATGCCGGTGCAGTGGGTGGTAAGGCCTCAAACGGATGAGTTGCACGATTACCGCGGCTATGCCGGAAGGATTGTAAGCGGCGAATTTAATGTCAATGATAAGGTGACAGTTTTGCCCTCGGGTAGCAGTTCGGTTATTGAGCGGATTGAGATATTTGATCAGCAACCTGCAGTGGCTTATGCCGGACAATCGGTAACGCTTCACTTAAAGGATAATATTGACATCAGCAGGGGCGATGTATTGGTCAATTCAGACCATTTGCCTCAAAATTCGCAGCTGATTGAAGCCGATGTTTGCTGGATGGATGCCCGTCCGCTGGATGAAAGTATTACTTATTTACTACAGCACAATAGCAAAATAACCAAATGCAAAATCCGCGAGATTGTTTATAAAGTGGACATCAATACGCTTGAAAAACAACAAGCTTATGAATTTAAGCTAAATGACATCGGTAGAATGATTTTGAAGACTGCAGATGAGCTGGCCTTTGATTTATATACAGACAACAAAGCCAATGGCGCAGCTATATTAATTGACAGCAGAACAAACTTGACGGTTGCGGCTTTGATGTTCAGGGCAGTTGCAGACTAACAATATCAAGTAGGATCTTAAGAAATCAAGTAGAATTTTAAGAAATACTGCATTTTAGGAAATAACGCAAAAAAAAATGGATATACTATGAAGCGGCCTAGGATTCATTTGATTTTCTGCTAAGGAAAATCAATTTATTCCAGTCGCAGAATAGTGTATCCATTTTTTTATAGACTACACCTTCCCCTTGCCCCTCATTTATTACGCTCAAAAAAAATTAGCTAAATATTTGCTTTATGTTTCTTAATCGCTATTTTGAAGGCGTTTTTAAACCCTCGGATTATGGAGATTATACACCTCAGTGCAGAATGCTATCCTATAGCTAAAGTTGGTGGTTTGGGTGATGTTGTTGGGGCCTTGCCAAAGTATCAGAATAAGCTTGGGCATATCGCAAAGGTGGTTATGCCTGCCTATCAGACCAAATTTATGCAGGAAAATGAATTTGAGGTCGTTTATGATGGATGGGGCAAACTCGGCTTCCATAATTTTGCAGTAAGGATATTCAGAGAAAAAACCAACAAACTAGGTTTCGACTTATTTCTGGTGCATATTGCCGGATTGCTGGACAGAGAAAATGTTTATGGATATGCAGACGATACAGAACGTTTTCTGGCTTACCAGATTGCTGTGTTGGACTGGATAGCCCAATGGGAGCATACACCTGATGTAATCCATTGTCATGACCATCATACCGGACTGGTTCCTTTTATGGCTGCTTATTGTCAGCAATTCCGAAAGCTAAGTCAGGTTCCCACAGTTTTAACCATACACAACGCACAGTACCAGGGCCAGTTTGGCTGGGATAAATTACATTATATTCCACCTTTTGATCTTTGGAAATCGGGCCAGCTGGATTGGAGAGGTGCTATAAACCCACTGGCGTCGGCCATTAAATGCGCCTGGCGGGTAACAACGGTTTCGCCTAGTTATCTGGATGAAATCAGTTTCAGCGCAAACGGACTGGAAGAGCTGCTGGCCAGCGAACGCAGCAAATCATTTGGTATCCTCAATGGAATAGATAATGAAGTGTGGAATCCGGAAAAAGATCCCATGCTGAAGAAAAATTATAGCCTTCGGACAGTTGAAGCTGGTAAAAAGGCAAATAAGGCATCGCTCTGTGAGACTTTTAACCTTGATCCTGAAAAACCCTTATTCACTTTTATAGGGCGTTTGGTAGGCGAAAAGGGTGCAGATCTGCTCCCGGAGATATTTTACAATGCTTTAAACCGGTACAATAACCAAATCAATATTTTAGTGTTGGGGTCCGGAGACCCGCAGGTAGAGGGACGTTTGGTTCAGCTAAAGGATGCATTTCCCGGAAATTACAACGTGTATATTGGGTATAATGAATTGTTGTCGCACCAGATTTATGCCGGGGCCGACTTTTTGCTGATGCCCAGCAGGGTAGAGCCATGTGGACTAAATCAGATGTATGCCTTAAGGTACGGAACCATTCCAATTGTACGACGAATAGGCGGGTTAAAAGACACTGTAATTGATATTGGCGATGGTGGTTTTGGCATTTGTCATGACCAGACCAGCGTATGGGATGTGGGACATGCCATAGGAAGGGCATTTGACTTTTATGAAAATGCAAAACAAATAAAAGAAATACGTAAGTTTATAATGCCGCTGGATCATTCATGGGATAAGGCAGCGCAGCAATATATAGATCTATACCAAATATAAAATGTATGCCTGTGACAGTTTCATGGCTATAAAGACATATACTAATAATGAAAAACTATGACTGACAATGTATTGGGGGTGATCCTTGGCGGTGGCCAGGGCTCAAGGCTGGCGCCATTAACGCAAACACGCTCTAAACCGGCGGTACCGATAGGGGGGAAATATCGTTTAGTAGACATTCCAATTTCCAATTGCCTCAACTCGGGCATACACAGGATGTTTGTACTTACTCAGTTTAATTCTGCATCGCTAAACAAGCACATTAAAAACACCTATCATTTTAGTCATTTCAGCTCTGCTTTTGTTGATATACTTGCGGCCGAACAAACCCCGGATAACCCAACCTGGTTTCAAGGGACGGCCGATGCGGTGCGACAAACCATGCATCACTTGCTGAATCATGAATTTGAGTATGCTTTGATCCTGTCAGGAGATCAGCTGTACCAGATGGATTTCAATAAAATGGTGCAGGAGCATGTAAACAAAGGGGCAGAAGTAAGTATTGCTACTATCCCTGTGACTGCAAAAGATGCCACCGACTTTGGAATTTTAAAAGTAAATGAAGAAAGCTTTATCACTTCATTTATTGAAAAACCTGCTGCAGCATTACTGCCTGATTGGTCTTCGGACACAGGTCCCGAAATGCAGGCCGAAGGACGTGATTACCTGGCCTCAATGGGTATTTATATCTTTAACAGAGATCTGTTGGTCAGGATTTTACATGACAACCCTGATGAAAAGGATTTTGGTAAAGAGATTATCCCAAGGGCAATGGCACACAATAAGGTGCTGAGTTTTCAATATGAAGGTTACTGGACAGATATTGGTAATATTTCTTCGTTTTTTGAAGCCAATTTGGGCCTTACTGATGATATCCCTAAGTTCAATTTGTTTGATGCACACCAAAGCATATTTACCAGGGCAAGGATGTTGCCTCCGTCAAAAATATTGGGTACAACATTAAATAAGGCGGTGATTTCGGAAGGTTGTATTTTACAGGCCAAAGAAATTTCGCACGCAGTGATTGGCATTCGTGCCAGGATAGGTAATGATACCGTAATAGAAAATGCTTACATTATGGGTAGCGACCGGTACCAGACATTGTTGGAAATACAGGAAGAAACTGCAAAAAATAAACCTTTAATTGGTATTGGCGATAGGTGCAAAATTGTAAATGCATTGATAGATAAGAATTGCCGGATAGGCAACGATGTCCAGATTATTGGTGGCGATCATTTGCCTGATGGCGATCATCCGCTTTATACCGTTAAGGATGGTATTGTGGTGGTTAAAAAAGGTGCGGTGATTCCAAACGGAACGGTAATCTGATGAGTATACCTTATCTATTGATTTTATTCAGGCTGCTTTTGGCGCCTGTAATATTATTTTTAGGTTATCAATGGGGATCAGAAAGCCGATTTCTGATCCTCGTTTTAATGTACCTGGGCTTGCTGTCGGATATATTTGATGGTATCATTGCCCGAAAGCAAGGAGTATCTACTGAAAAAATGCGACGGTTGGATAGTCAAACGGATCTGGTTTTCTGGGTAGCAGTTGCCATTAGTTGTTACCTGATTTATCCTCAGGAAATCCTGCAGAAAATAATCGGTATTGCCTTGCTGATCTCCATGGAGGCCATGTGTTATGCCGTAAGTATCATCAAATTTGGAAAAGAAACCTGTACGCATGCTTTTGTGTCAAAAATGTGGGGACTTACACTTTTGGCTGCGTTTACCTCATTGCTAGGCTTTGAGTACGGCGGTTGGTCGTTAAATGTAACCATCGCTGTAGGATTAATCTCTCATATTGATGTACTGCTGATTATTTTGCTTTTGCCAAAATGGACACACGATATTCCAAGTTTTTATCATGCTTATTTAATCAGAGCCGGACGTACATTTAAAAAGAGTAAATATTTAAATAGCTAGAATCTCTATCGCCCTTTATTAAAGGTATTTGAATACAAGGGCGAACGTGGTTTTCTTAAAAGGTACGGAGTCTACCTCTACACTTCCCTGATGCATTTTCATGATGTTTTGGGTGATGGTTAAGCCAATGCCTGATCCTGATTTTCGGGTGGTAAAAAAGGGAACAAATATCTTTCCCAACAAATCCGGCGCTATACCTTTCCCGTTGTCTGTCACCTCCAGATACAGTTTATTCTGATCCAACCTGTAGCCTATTTCTATT
Encoded proteins:
- a CDS encoding Rpn family recombination-promoting nuclease/putative transposase translates to MKHIAVKMGYIDDSLEREEDFPGQIVCEPGAEYNSGRLYVDPFNDWSFKRIFASEAHKEVILAFLNEVLKGKRRIKTIIYGKNDHPGEIKEDRGSVFDFTCTDFDGTQFFVEVQRQRQKYFKERSLFYASRLISDLAPKGKRNWPYNLKEVYSISLLERFCLGGTDADSYMHNVCLCDTKTGKPFYHKLHFIYIEMVKFTKKQGELTSALDQWLYALKNAREMQQEPLFLNAPELATFFDLANYANLTPIERDMYRTAQQRQWDYDNAIDYAREEGIEQGLEQGLEQGHERGLVKGQYSKAMEIASEMRKKGFAIKVIAEMTKLSIEEITAIKYGD
- a CDS encoding HEPN domain-containing protein, giving the protein MQSFRTELENPIVEKDIIDLEKKIRAFREGKIHDEKFRSLRLARGIYGQRQPGVQMIRIKLPFGKVTFKQILRISDVSDKYASRNLHLTTRQDIQIHYVSLDRTPELWEELEQDDVTIREACGNTVRNVTSSPDAGISPNEPFDVSPYAHAFFSYFLRNPICQEMGRKIKFSFSSDDRDTAYSYIHDLGFIPKINEQGERGFKVLLGGGLGAQPFLAELVHEFLHEDQIIPYAEAMLRVFDRYGERTNRNKARLKYLVQKLGLEEVVRLIEEERIANKVKSFKIDRDAVTQPQAPELVDYPVLDVVNTLDYKHWRATNVVAQKQEGFFAVYIKVTKGDIPTEDARKLIEAIRPYVADEIRVTQNQGLMLKFAREAALPALFVALKELGFAKPGFDGLGDVTTCPGTDTCNLGISNSMSLSVALEDVIYEEYPELIYDKDIKIKISGCMNSCGQHGLAHIGFHGSSVKANGKVVPAVQVMLGGGTVGNGLGRVAERVIKAPSKRATDVLRTILDDFAANSLDNESFHAYYDRQTKDYFYQMLKPLADLTNLKDEEFVDWGHEGIFIPAIGVGECAGVVIDLVATLLLESEEKLEWAKASYAAGAWSDAIYHTYAVYVSIAKALLLDKGVNSSTQIGVIREFDNQYVQTGEVKLNGTFNDLVLQINKNEPTEAFATAYLQSVEAFYNDVKGLREEKVS
- the cobA gene encoding uroporphyrinogen-III C-methyltransferase translates to MIHEKNIYNREPKITLVGAGPGDPELLTIKGANALKAADVVLYDALVHEDILNYANPAAIKVYVGKRSGEHSYGQDAINKLMVDYALNYGHVVRLKGGDPFVFGRGYEELDFAAGYSIPVSVIPGLSSSISVPGLQQIPVTHRGLSESFWVVTGTTASGHISNDLYEAARSKATVVVLMGLGKLKEIVKLFQNEGKHQLPVAAIQSGSTENEKLAVGIVDTIVELVEEKGIKAPALLVFGEVVSLHPSFQPIRDFYQALKEEL
- a CDS encoding TSUP family transporter gives rise to the protein MEGNQLFPVFIKLNTIHTLLVGAGPVGLEKLTAILGNSPDANVTVIGQEVLPEVKQLVAKHERVSILKRAFHTADLDGVDLVVAATNNEELNQQIREEANRKNLLVNFADKPELCNFYLGSIVKKGDLKIAISTNGKSPTIAKRLKEVLNDSLPLELNDTLHHMSALRNTLNGDFASKVKRLNEVTASLVEGKAAVVALEAESVEEKSKINKMKWLVWLAIIFSFAIVVTAFWHKEPEFQAFVVDINPMFYWFLIGGFIFAMIDGAIGMSYGVTSTSFSLAMGVPPASASMGVHLSEILSNGIAGWMHYRFGNVNWKLFKLLLIPGIIGAVTGAYLLSSLEHYSNYTKPVVSLYTLILGCVILSKAYQSHRKNGVRKNKIKKISLLGLFGGFIDAVGGGGWGSIVLSSLIAGGRNARFSLGTVKITRFFIALMSSLTFITMLNGAHWEAVGGLVIGSALAAPIAAKVSNRISAKTIMVAVGILVVLVSLRSIINFILKIV
- a CDS encoding phosphoadenylyl-sulfate reductase produces the protein MKEKLTEIAGKIKGLDPVDALKFFAKEYPGKIVFSTSFGWEDQVITHMIFANDIPIEVFTLETGRLFPETYYVWNRTLEIYKKPIHAYFPQADALQAMVDKKGPSSFYESVENRKECCGIRKLEPLRRALKGNDVWVTGIRAEQSVNRHDMANLEWDEQNQMIKFHPIFFWSLDEIKAYIKENNIVYNTLHDKGFPSIGCAPCTRAVREGEDFRAGRWWWEDQSKKECGLHTAS
- the cysD gene encoding sulfate adenylyltransferase subunit CysD gives rise to the protein MSKYNLDYLDELEAEAIHILREVAGQFEKPALLFSGGKDSITLVRLAEKAFRPGKFPFPLVHIDTGHNFEETIIYRDKMVERLGEKLIIGSVQESIDQGKVVEQTGKNASRNALQTVTLLDTIALHGFDACIGGARRDEEKARAKERIFSVRDEFGQWDPKRQRPELWNIYNGKIHKGENVRVFPISNWTELDVWNYIKRENIDLPSIYFAHERDVITRNGQLMAASPFLNMDQDDVVEHKKVRFRTVGDMSCTAAVESDADQIDIIIAEISASKISERGARMDDKVSEAAMEDRKKGGYF
- a CDS encoding sulfate adenylyltransferase subunit 1, which encodes MNILKFFTAGSVDDGKSTLIGRLLYDTDSILADQLEALQQSNRKNDDGTIDLAILTDGLRAEREQGITIDVAYKYFQTDKRKFIIADTPGHIQYTRNMVTGASTAKLAIILIDARNGVVEQTIRHSYLVSLLGIEHVVVCLNKMDMVDYSETLFTAITDKYKALAAELKLKDVNFIPVSALKGDNVVNESENMPWYKGRSLLHFLETVDVETGAESDLARMPVQWVVRPQTDELHDYRGYAGRIVSGEFNVNDKVTVLPSGSSSVIERIEIFDQQPAVAYAGQSVTLHLKDNIDISRGDVLVNSDHLPQNSQLIEADVCWMDARPLDESITYLLQHNSKITKCKIREIVYKVDINTLEKQQAYEFKLNDIGRMILKTADELAFDLYTDNKANGAAILIDSRTNLTVAALMFRAVAD